The following is a genomic window from Roseitalea porphyridii.
GTCTTCGCGGTTCTGACCTGCATGTATCTCAACGACGCATTGCATCCGAGCCACTGATCCCACACGGCGGTCCGCCGCCCAGTCCCATCCGCCAATTCACCGTTCAAAGGAGCTCGACAATGGAAGCGGAAGCAGCAAAGTTCATCGGCGCCGGTATCGCATGCCTCGGCATGGGTGGCGCGGCCATCGGCCTCGGCCAGATCTTCGGCAACTATCTGGGCGGCGCGCTGCGCAACCCGTCGGCCGCCGACGGCCAGTTCGGCCGCCTGATCTTCGGCTTCGCCGTGACCGAAGCTCTCGGCATCTTCTCGCTGCTGGTCGCCCTGCTGCTGCTCTTCGCAGTCTGATCGACCGCACCCAACGGGATGCGCCGGCGCCGCCGGCGCGTCCGGGCGCCGCATCGGCGGCGCCTGAACCCACCGCCCGTGGAAACCTGCCATGTTCGTGACCACCGCATTGGCCGCCACCACCGAAGCCGCCCAGGAGGGCAGCGGCGCCTTTCCGCCGTTCGATTCCGCCACCTACGCTTCGCAGCTCTTCTGGCTGGCGATCACCTTCGGCATCTTCTACTGGTTCATCGCCCGGGTGATCTCGCCGCGCATCGGCGAGATACTGGAAACCCGGCAGGACCGGATCGCCGGCGACCTCGACATGGCCCGCGATCTTCAGCGGCAGGCCGACGAGGCCCATGCCGCCTACGAGCAGGAACTCGCGCAGGCCCGCTCGACGGCCGGCGAGATCGGCCAGAAGGCGCGCGACAAGGCCAAGGCGGAAGCCGAGGCCGAGCGCCAGAAGGTCGAGGCCGATCTGGCCAAAAAGCTCGACGAAGCCGAAAAGCGGATCGCCTCGATCCGCGAGAAGGCGATGGCCGAGGTCGGCACGATCGCCGGCGACACCACCGGCGAGATCGTTGACCGGCTCGTCGGCGCGAAGGTGAGCAAGGACGAACTGGCCAAGGCCATCGAAACGGCGCGCCGGTAAGCGAACCGAAGGGATCACACACATGCTCGATTCAAGCTTCTGGGCGCTCGTCGGCCTGATCCTGT
Proteins encoded in this region:
- a CDS encoding F0F1 ATP synthase subunit C — encoded protein: MEAEAAKFIGAGIACLGMGGAAIGLGQIFGNYLGGALRNPSAADGQFGRLIFGFAVTEALGIFSLLVALLLLFAV
- a CDS encoding F0F1 ATP synthase subunit B; the encoded protein is MFVTTALAATTEAAQEGSGAFPPFDSATYASQLFWLAITFGIFYWFIARVISPRIGEILETRQDRIAGDLDMARDLQRQADEAHAAYEQELAQARSTAGEIGQKARDKAKAEAEAERQKVEADLAKKLDEAEKRIASIREKAMAEVGTIAGDTTGEIVDRLVGAKVSKDELAKAIETARR